Proteins co-encoded in one Malus sylvestris chromosome 9, drMalSylv7.2, whole genome shotgun sequence genomic window:
- the LOC126583181 gene encoding benzyl alcohol O-benzoyltransferase-like, whose product MAPMLKFNVQVSKPELIQPQKPTPREFKYLSNIDDQKGLRNHIPFVHFYPPSLASSSKDPVVMIKQALAKALVYYYPVAGRLRCAAKGKLVVDCCGEGVVFREGDANIKLAQLHQVEGGPKPPFPQWECFLVDDLWGSVLITDSPLLRMQVTRLACGGFVLAYTFNHCICDAYGAYLFMTAVSEFCLNPTRTAPSSLPSWGRETLNPRSPPTISYPHHEYDITSSTNHDPTISYAESDFKSLAQTSLFLSQADISSLKNQISPRCPSFDAIAGCLWRVRTRTLMSPQSTTRLLFPIDTRFRSKPSLPNGYYGCAVVFPCAIAKAAELVNSPLYYASNLISQAKKSVVGEEYRASVLDFIEMNGRRGFCSEGTFVVSDMTRLRFVDMDFGWGKGVYGGPARAGTGVVPGMVTSVIAHKNEEGVEGVLVLVSLPVESLDKFHEEVRKEIDRGISSAIHISTL is encoded by the exons ATGGCACCAATGTTGAAGTTCAATGTGCAAGTCAGCAAACCAGAGCTAATTCAACCTCAAAAACCAACCCCTAGAGAATTCAAATATTTATCCAACATTGATGACCAAAAAGGCCTAAGAAACCACATACCATTCGTCCATTTCTATCCCCCAAGCTTAGCCTCGTCATCCAAAGATCCAGTTGTGATGATCAAACAGGCCTTGGCCAAGGCCCTCGTTTACTACTATCCGGTGGCCGGGAGGCTCCGGTGTGCCGCTAAGGGTAAGCTTGTTGTGGACTGTTGTGGTGAGGGAGTGGTGTTTCGTGAAGGCGATGCCAATATCAAACTAGCACAACTGCATCAAGTTGAAGGTGGACCGAAGCCACCATTTCCACAATGGGAATGTTTTCTTGTGGATGATTTATGGGGTAGCGTCCTCATCACTGATTCACCTTTGCTTCGCATGCAG GTCACAAGGCTTGCATGCGGAGGGTTTGTGTTAGCATACACATTCAACCACTGCATCTGTGATGCCTATGGCGCTTACCTCTTCATGACAGCCGTTTCAGAATTCTGCTTGAATCCAACTCGAACTGCTCCATCGTCGTTACCATCTTGGGGAAGAGAAACTCTCAACCCCAGGTCACCTCCCACCATCTCCTACCCCCACCATGAGTATGACATAACTAGTAGTACTAATCATGATCCTACCATTTCTTACGCAGAAAGCGACTTCAAATCTCTTGCTCAAACATCACTGTTCCTCTCTCAGGCTGACATATCATCtctcaaaaaccaaattagTCCCAGATGTCCCTCCTTTGATGCAATCGCGGGGTGTTTATGGAGGGTGAGGACTCGAACCCTAATGAGCCCTCAATCCACTACAAGGCTTCTCTTCCCTATTGATACCCGTTTTCGATCCAAGCCATCCCTTCCCAATGGCTATTACGGATGCGCTGTCGTGTTCCCATGCGCAATTGCAAAGGCAGCCGAACTAGTCAACAGTCCGTTATATTATGCTTCAAACTTGATCTCACAAGCGAAGAAGAGCGTCGTTGGGGAGGAGTATAGAGCTTCGGTTTTGGATTTCATTGAGATGAATGGGCGTAGAGGGTTTTGTTCGGAAGGGACGTTTGTGGTTTCGGACATGACCCGATTGCGGTTTGTTGATATGGATTTTGGTTGGGGGAAAGGTGTGTATGGTGGACCAGCAAGAGCTGGAACTGGGGTTGTACCTGGAATGGTGACTTCAGTTATTGCGCACAAAAATGAAGAGGGTGTTGAAGGAGTGTTGGTTCTGGTTTCACTACCTGTGGAGTCATTGGACAAGTTCCATGAAGAGGTAAGGAAAGAGATTGACAGGGGTATTTCTTCTGCCATACACATTTCTACATTGTAG